A DNA window from Pogona vitticeps strain Pit_001003342236 chromosome 2, PviZW2.1, whole genome shotgun sequence contains the following coding sequences:
- the LOC144587589 gene encoding uncharacterized protein LOC144587589, producing the protein MDPEETDEITQYGVTSLQQSTLVQLEDRMETDSVGNQAVSAASERSRITTSLPSPDGDDDDINTSEPTFASVPENEATYHWSPKIIPQIHISIPLENSTTALRETAAMEEKVTSGNNHVSTSTEGSKSTSEDATVVTWESSATSMEVALNDPGDDSFTVSGHVSTKAHHISLSSGENATSVTEQANGGGISLFSSSITATTRTITTVDTFSKAPKNTSVDENSRGTTMSTAPEISVFFTVVRGDSCDTSTPWEAASASTGSRDIPSGENEHGLFIGDTCSPLCAENISATAATPGSTMDIMGTKDPQENTSYEDSAPQDKDPAIFPGVFTNNASPVLDPEEISHKVLKGTPSYAADSTPFLPDSGCDSLFSAEDSVLDVTCSAAFQLPSAVISGCIASLSSVDNSAAMEGTYTLTGSGGSPASESRMDVTIIDSCSSSSAPTTVASANMCNASADDNVYTLGSIANTVSLGNPRYTATTGSGSPAIISGENTTTSIPDEHIATFGNLSTIATVNKPFPVTSHNASIMVCSGGVAPDGIKNMASAIEEMPTTATVENTSKHNLYGRSATLLSSGAIRETNILREEAINVSENDTITPSSINVLRYTHAMEHSVSGDNITREDAIAAVPESDNLKKLLSASGTEIISGEMHRSVKKTFGDTVAISSSKESSVDSTPVRTKTIATQENTSTNMVANITTNYGSAVDSEDLVSTGEEKSTDLRLKTTIKGDGVNAIPGNDTEIAGRETSHSLFDETITGQFTVDLGNTTISHRNVGTTIVPHTNLTNSTVTESAKEASTKTTDSISENSNICAETEATSTPWSTGGTTSEEDIATTDSGDVTKSTTSRETAPINFENDVVTEATTTGVENTVVISSPGTSTILGHPKSSFSTVTSTQEGNTDQMETTTALGYIPNSSEGAHHGETITSAYRKIPITTNVQETNFSQRSSKECTTSEAMAPSGRSPMEDASSPSWSDISMTSMDVETKDDGSHRDTESFDKTVTPEASVASATFRTSDMVSTSDDATNTIGSGDIYATGHTTARTTSVDMDGSPVNNSRRPPTASGDLSRNPVLLGDALTVAPIATEATSVVTAMSTQAFSGDIITVFQDKSANSPRDSPELTEIIAPEDTSALSATVGDSQMVTHSEGLTPETRSPAETHILGNPCLVSNITPKEMPNSSHPMTPTDTPATTSITCTLNDAISTPGNATPVFEIISSDGMLSSANDPAATSLDVSIQNQATSPEISTAASGNLVPSSGEIVTTVTTTEVQTVTGEVTLANSLEGRVTHNVNIISNHETLPNLHDPCIDHRDLSDATSLSSDTNISHLVLGETVPSSETFSSGNAIHMATPLGEGNVRPASCSPAEAFSTLASALNGHKGHTETPSQSINSAIGDTSQKPETNIAFGNSINPILSVEDDELSTAADSSSPSATTDKSAVCTGASEHIPSTLEEADSPGDSMAELSGVKHMFITTTLSGAVIVPGENTTDIPALNMTTGLGDIHASTVAASGDVRDTNSVFEDTSSIQYEATARMHRKFCEEAQTSESRNLPVVHLTPRGSFGTNVDKAVVNTEEAPADLINHVNDAITVNTGNFTPSYGDVVSVSEDFTITGGIHNSSKVTRSITEDSRQEETSASEETISLAEMPITGLNSMTEMNRTDTEVLHTIPEPSIFQEDATLIPTGVSVLAVTLSGDTAISHSERTSLGKPTDLSLSSTISSTDSIPATLPHSRKIVSAASHVMSDASSEDTLKETSILEVASACSSAATSPLEETPDVTTVPEDTNLGISTDDTEEAPSSKTNIVLRKYPSSEATTVLEEVTFSGSITETRESFAPTEFIETSVPQFASDSSLIVTTDSTMSLEGDTFTSCSGSKSDETHTSGTVITIDVQGKTLGPGASTAPTGDPTFEDSLIVASEHRNIIQDDNEHPILPENTDIYPNTTEDATYAPEISSTADPEDVSGSRNIVPEDAISTTLDKLNDPLAEEISSTTERALATDSGEGLTAKHKETNKKSQASVLSETKIVSGEAYINTPVEETTTVTLRETLDMDVETPMLSGEISEVPSVDTNFGKTVEPTSIRSPVAPREIAAISPKKTPATATFEDNIDNTKDACEHTFTVPEELLIEDPRKIDITQSGNISESSIGTDEIPTVIHRRPSTTFPSQVPLMSASGVAVLPSEVCLKASAIPEESFPDVPKDNVLIAQNSEKTPATAPKEAAFSFQRKCSTIRQGKLNSIHPSI; encoded by the coding sequence ATGGACCCAGAAGAAACCGATGAAATTACCCAATATGGGGTCACCAGCCTACAACAGAGCACCTTGGTTCAGTTAGAGGACAGGATGGAGACTGATAGTGTGGGCAATCAGGCTGTGTCTGCTGCAAGTGAAAGATCCAGAATCACAACTTCATTACCAAGCccagatggtgatgatgacgatATCAATACATCAGAACCCACATTTGCTTCAGTACCAGAAAATGAGGCCACATACCATTGGAGCCCAAAGATTATACCTCAAATCCACATTAGTATTCCCCTTGAGAACAGTACCACTGCCTTGAGGGAAACAGCTGCCATGGAAGAGAAGGTCACTTCTGGAAATAACCACGTCTCCACGTCTACAGAGGGTAGCAAGTCCACTTCAGAAGATGCTACTGTCGTAACTTGGGAGTCTTCTGCTACCTCTATGGAGGTTGCCTTGAATGATCCTGGAGATGATAGTTTTACTGTTTCTGGACATGTATCTACCAAGGCACATCACATCAGCCTAAGTTCTGGGGAGAATGCCACCTCTGTAACTGAGCAAGCCAATGGAGGCGGTATCagccttttctcctcttccatcACAGCCACCACCAGAACCATCACCACAGTTGACACCTTCAGTAAAGCCCCTAAAAATACATCTGTGGATGAAAACAGCAGAGGTACCACTATGAGTACCGCTCCTGAAATTAGCGTCTTCTTCACAGTTGTTAGGGGAGATAGTTGTGATACCTCTACCCCATGGGAGGCTGCTTCTGCTTCTACAGGTAGCAGGGATATCCCTTCTGGAGAAAATGAACATGGGCTGTTTATTGGAGATACCTGCAGTCCTCTCTGTGCTGAAAACATATCAGCCACTGCTGCTACTCCTGGCTCCACCATGGACATCATGGGTACCAAAGACCCTCAAGAAAACACAAGCTACGAGGACTCCGCCCCTCAAGATAAAGATCCTGCAATATTTCCAGGGGTTTTCACTAACAATGCTAGCCCTGTCCTTGACCCTGAAGAGATTTCTCACAAGGTCTTGAAAGGAACACCTTCCTATGCTGCTGATAGCACCCCTTTTCTCCCAGACAGTGGCTGTGACAGCCTCTTCAGTGCAGAGGATTCAGTCCTTGATGTAACATGCTCAGCTGCCTTTCAACTACCTTCAGCTGTAATCTCAGGATGTATTGCCAGTCTCTCCTCTGTTGACAACAGCGCAGCCATGGAAGGAACATACACACTTACTGGCTCTGGGGGTAGTCCTGCTAGTGAAAGCAGAATGGATGTGACAATTATAGACAGCTGCAGTTCTTCCTCTGCTCCCACAACAGTTGCTTCTGCAAACATGTGCAATGCTTCTGCGGATGACAATGTTTATACTTTGGGAAGTATAGCCAACACTGTCTCTTTAGGGAATCCGAGGTATACTGCGACAACAGGTTCTGGAAGTCCTGCTATCATTTCTGGTGAGAACACAACCACCTCTATTCCTGATGAGCATATTGCAACTTTTGGAAATCTCTCTACCATTGCCACTGTCAACAAGCCTTTCCCTGTCACCTCTCACAATGCAAGCATCATGGTTTGTTCTGGAGGTGTTGCACctgatggaatcaaaaacatGGCCTCAGCTATTGAAGAGATGCCAACCACTGCCACAGTCGAAAACACAAGCAAACATAATCTTTATGGAAGATCTGCCACTTTGTTGTCTTCTGGAGCGATCAGGGAGACTAACATTCTTAGAGAAGAGGCAATCAATGTTTCTGAAAACGACACTATTACACCTAGTTCCATTAATGTCCTTAGATACACACATGCCATGGAGCATAGTGTTTCTGGCGATAACATAACCAGAGAAGATGCTATTGCTGCTGTTCCAGAAAGTGACAATCTCAAGAAACTCTTATCTGCTTCTGGAACTGAGATCATCTCTGGTGAGATGCATAGATCTGTCAAAAAGACTTTTGGAGATACTGTTGCTATTTCCTCTTCCAAAGAAAGCAGTGTTGATTCCACCCCTGTGCGTACTAAAACAATTGCCACTCAAGAAAACACATCCACAAACATGGTTGCAAATATTACGACCAACTATGGATCAGCTGTTGATTCGGAAGATTTAGTTAGCACCGGTGAGGAGAAAAGCACTGATCTTAGACTCAAAACTACTATCAAGGGTGATGGTGTCAATGCCATCCCTGGAAATGATACAGAAATAGCAGGCAGAGAGACCAGCCACTCTCTTTTTGATGAAACCATTACTGGCCAGTTCACCGTCGATTTAGGAAACACCACCATCAGTCACAGGAATGTAGGTACCACTATTGTCCCCCACACAAATCTTACAAATAGTACAGTCACTGAAAGTGCCAAAGAAGCAAGCACTAAAACAACAGATTCCATCTCAGAAAACAGTAACATCTGTGCTGAAACAGAAGCTACTTCTACTCCTTGGAGCACTGGTGGTACAACTTCTGAAGAGGACATTGCCACAACAGATTCTGGAGATGTCACCAAGTCTACGACATCTAGAGAAACGGCTCCAATTAATTTTGAAAATGATGTTGTCACAGAAGCCACAACCACTGGGGTAGAGAACACTGTTGTCATCTCAAGTCCTGGTACTTCCACAATCCTTGGGCATCCTAAGTCTTCATTCTCAACAGTAACTAGTACTCAGGAGGGCAACACAGATCAGATGGAGACCACCACTGCCCTTGGTTACATCCCCAATAGTTCAGAAGGTGCACATCATGGAGAGACAATTACATCTGCCTACAGAAAGATTCCCATCACCACGAATGTGCAGGAAACCAACTTTAGTCAAAGAAGCAGCAAGGAATGTACCACTTCTGAAGCCATGGCACCAAGTGGGAGGTCCCCAATGGAAGATGCTAGTAGTCCCTCTTGGAGTGATATTTCCATGACTTCCATGGATGTGGAAACTAAGGATGATGGCAGTCATAGGGACACTGAATCCTTTGACAAAACTGTAACTCCAGAGGCCAGTGTAGCTTCAGCAACCTTTAGAACATCTGATATGGTTTCTACTTCTGATGATGCCACAAACACCATTGGCAGTGGCGATATCTATGCCACTGGACATACCACTGCACGAACAACTTCTGTAGACATGGATGGCTCACCTGTTAACAATTCCAGACGGCCTCCTACTGCCTCAGGTGATctttccagaaatcctgtcctTTTGGGAGATGCACTCACTGTTGCACCCATTGCCACAGAAGCCACGTCTGTAGTTACTGCCATGAGCACCCAAGCTTTTTCTGGAGATATTATCACTGTTTTCCAAGATAAATCTGCCAATTCCCCTCGGGACAGCCCTGAACTGACAGAAATAATTGCCCCAGAAGATACTTCAGCACTCAGTGCCACTGTTGGAGACAGCCAAATGGTAACCCATAGTGAAGGCCTTACTCCTGAAACAAGATCCCCTGCTGAGACTCACATCCTTGGCAACCCTTGTCTTGTATCTAATATTACTCCCAAGGAAATGCCCAACAGCAGCCATCCTATGACACCCACAGATACCCCTGCGACTACAAGTATTACCTGTACCCTGAATGATGCTATTTCTACTCCTGGTAATGCCACACCTGTGTTTGAGATCATCAGCTCCGACGGAATGTTATCATCTGCGAATGACCCTGCAGCCACTTCTTTGGACGTCAGTATTCAAAATCAGGCCACAAGCCCCGAGATTTCTACTGCTGCCTCTGGTAATCTTGTTCCTTCTTCTGGAGAAATTGTTACTACTGTCACAACAACTGAAGTGCAGACTGTTACTGGAGAGGTTACCTTGGCTAATAGCCTAGAAGGCAGAGTCACCCACAATGTCAACATTATCAGCAATCATGAAACTCTCCCTAATCTCCATGACCCCTGCATTGACCACAGAGATCTGAGTGATGCCACTTCTCTTTCTTCGGACACCAACATTTCACACCTTGTTCTAGGAGAGACAGTGCCCTCTAGTGAGACATTTTCCTCTGGAAATGCTATTCACATGGCAACGCCTCTCGGAGAAGGTAATGTCCGGCCagccagctgcagtcctgctgaGGCATTCAGCACCCTGGCCAGCGCCCTCAATGGTCACAAAGGACACACAGAAACTCCAAGTCAGAGCATCAATTCTGCAATAGGCGATACTTCTCAGAAACCTGAGACCAATATTGCCTTTGGAAATTCCATCAACCCTATTCTGTCTGTTGAAGATGATGAATTATCCACAGCTGCAGACTCTTCTTCGCCCAGTGCTACCACTGACAAATCTGCTGTCTGTACCGGTGCCTCTGAACACATCCCAAGCACTTTGGAAGAAGCTGACTCACCTGGAGACAGTATGGCTGAACTCAGTGGTGTCAAACACATGTTCATCACTACCACACTCTCTGGAGCTGTTATTGTCCCTGGAGAAAACACCACTGACATTCCTGCTCTAAACATGACTACTGGTCTTGGAGATATTCATGCCAGCACAGTGGCTGCCTCTGGAGATGTCAGAGACACTAACTCAGTTTTTGAAGATACCAGTAGCATCCAATATGAAGCTACTGCTCGGATGCACAGAAAATTCTGTGAAGAGGCACAGACCTCTGAAAGCAGAAACCTGCCCGTAGTTCATTTGACCCCCAGAGGCAGCTTTGGCACCAATGTAGACAAAGCTGTTGTTAACACAGAAGAAGCTCCTGCTGATTTAATTAATCATGTGAATGACGCCATCACTGTCAATACTGGAAACTTCACCCCTTCCTATGGAgatgttgtttctgtttctgaagATTTCACTATCACTGGAGGGATACATAACTCTAGCAAGGTCACTAGATCTATTACTGAAGATAGTAGACAAGAGGAGACTTCTGCCTCAGAAGAAACCATTTCTCTTGCAGAGATGCCTATAACAGGTTTGAATTCTATGACTGAAATGAATCGTACCGATACAGAAGTTCTCCATACCATTCCAGAGCCCTCAATATTTCAAGAAGATGCTACATTGATCCCCACTGGTGTTTCTGTTCTAGCTGTCACTTTATCTGGGGACACTGCCATTTCCCACAGTGAGAGGACATCTCTAGGGAAGCCAACAGATCTAAGTTTAAGTAGTACTATTTCTTCCACGGACTCTATCCCTGCCACATTGCCTCATTCAAGAAAGATTGTCTCTGCTGCCTCTCATGTAATGTCTGATGCCTCCTCAGAAGACACCTTGAAAGAGACCTCCATTCTTGAAGTTGCTagtgcttgttcttctgcagccACTTCTCCTCTTGAAGAGACTCCTGATGTCACCACTGTTCCAGAAGATACCAACCTTGGGATATCCACAGATGACACTGAAGAGGCTCCCTCATCTAAGACTAACATTGTCTTGAGAAAATATCCCTCCTCAGAAGCCACAACAGTtcttgaagaagttactttttctgggAGCATCACTGAAACTAGAGAATCCTTTGCCCCCACAGAATTTATAGAGACCTCTGTACCACAATTTGCCAGTGACTCTTCATTAATTGTCACTACTGACAGTACAATGTCCTTAGAAGGTGACACCTTTACATCTTGCAGTGGTAGTAAATCTGATGAAACACATACTTCTGGGACGGTCATCACTATTGATGTCCAGGGTAAGACACTAGGCCCAGGAGCTAGTACTGCCCCAACTGGGGATCCCACCTTTGAAGACAGTCTTATTGTTGCCTCTGAGCATAGAAACATCATTCAGGATGACAATGAACACCCGATCCTCCCTGAAAATACTGACATATATCCCAACACTACTGAAGATGCCACATATGCACCTGAAATTTCAAGCACCGCTGATCCAGAAGATGTCTCTGGAAGCAGAAACATTGTCCCCGAGGATGCTATCAGTACCACTCTTGACAAGCTCAATGATCCCCTTGCTGAAGAGATCTCTAGTACCACAGAGAGAGCTCTTGCTACTGATAGTGGAGAGGGACTCACTGCCAAACACAAAGAAACTAATAAAAAGAGCCAGGCTAGTGTTCTTAGTGAGACTAAAATTGTGTCAGGAGAAGCTTATATCAACACCCCAGTAGAAGAAACAACAACTGTCACATTAAGGGAGACACTTGATATGGACGTAGAGACTCCCATGTTGTCAGGAGAGATTTCTGAGGTACCCTCAGTTGACACTAACTTTGGAAAGACTGTTGAACCCACCTCTATAAGGTCACCTGTGGCTCCACGTGAGATTGCAGCCATCAGTCCCAAAAAGACACCTGCCACTGCCACATTTGAAGACAACATTGACAACACTAAGGATGCTTGTGAACATACCTTTACTGTTCCTGAAGAGTTGTTGATTGAGGATCCAAGAAAAATAGATATTACACAATCTGGAAATATCAGTGAAAGCTCCATTGGTACGGATGAGATACCCACAGTCATTCACAGACGACCGTCAACCACATTTCCAAGCCAGGTTCCTCTCATGTCTGCCTCTGGAGTAGCTGTCCTTCCTAGTGAGGTTTGTCTAAAAGCTTCAGCCATCCCTGAAGAGTCCTTTCCTGATGTACCTAAAGATAATGTTCTAATTGCTCAAAACTCTGAAAAGACTCCTGCAACAGCTCCAAAAGAGGCTGCTTTCTCTTTTCAAAGAAAATGTAGTACCATCAGGCAAGGTAAGCTCaattctatccatccatccatctga